One Acidobacteriota bacterium DNA window includes the following coding sequences:
- the htpG gene encoding molecular chaperone HtpG: MTAKVSTRQFKAETKQLLDLMIHSLYTNKEIFLRELISNASDALDRLRFEALTSPELTAGDDQLEIRLETDPEARTLTIRDNGIGMNRDEVIANIGTIAKSGTRELVEKLKKSKSAESAAQLIGQFGVGFYSAFMVADKVELITRRAGEDGATFWSSSGDGKYKIGDAERDQRGTTITLHLKPADSEDGMEDFTDRYIVGRVVRRYSDFVSYPIILKDEREEVEKDEDGNPKPDGKKETVVEDKVLNSQKPIWTRPADEVTEEEYNEFYKHISHDWNEPMKHFSFRAEGRIEYQALLFIPSTAPYDYYYHGYEFGLQLYVRRVMIMDKCEDLLPRYLRFAKGVVDSSDLPLNISRQRLQEDRHITQIRRWLTKKILDTLAETQRDNPEDYRKFWDEFGRSIKEGIGSDWDNKDKIVSLLLFQSTADPEKLTTLDEYVERMGEDQKEIFYITGESRAVVESSPHLEAFKEKGIEVLLLTDTVDELMVQSLTEHQDKRL, translated from the coding sequence ATCTTCCTCCGCGAGCTCATCTCCAACGCCTCCGACGCCCTCGACCGCCTGCGCTTCGAAGCTCTCACCAGCCCGGAGCTCACCGCCGGCGACGACCAGCTGGAGATTCGCCTGGAGACCGATCCGGAAGCCCGCACCCTGACCATTCGGGACAACGGCATCGGTATGAACCGCGACGAGGTGATCGCCAATATCGGCACCATCGCCAAGTCCGGCACCCGGGAGCTGGTGGAGAAGCTGAAGAAGAGCAAGTCCGCGGAGAGCGCGGCCCAGCTCATCGGCCAGTTCGGCGTCGGCTTCTACTCCGCCTTCATGGTCGCCGACAAGGTGGAGCTGATCACCCGCCGGGCCGGTGAGGACGGGGCCACCTTCTGGTCCTCCTCCGGTGACGGCAAGTACAAGATCGGCGACGCCGAGCGCGATCAGCGGGGCACCACCATCACCCTGCACCTGAAGCCCGCGGATTCCGAGGACGGCATGGAGGACTTCACCGACCGCTACATCGTCGGCCGGGTGGTGCGCCGCTACTCCGACTTCGTTAGCTATCCCATCATCCTCAAGGACGAGCGCGAGGAGGTGGAGAAGGACGAGGACGGCAATCCCAAGCCCGACGGCAAGAAGGAGACGGTGGTCGAGGACAAGGTCCTCAACTCCCAGAAGCCCATCTGGACCCGCCCCGCCGACGAGGTGACGGAAGAGGAGTACAACGAGTTCTACAAGCACATCTCCCACGACTGGAACGAGCCGATGAAGCATTTCTCGTTCCGGGCGGAGGGCCGCATCGAGTACCAGGCCCTGCTCTTCATTCCGTCGACGGCGCCCTACGACTACTACTACCACGGCTATGAATTCGGCCTGCAGCTCTACGTGCGGCGGGTGATGATCATGGACAAATGCGAGGATCTGCTGCCCCGCTACCTGCGCTTCGCCAAGGGCGTGGTGGACTCCTCCGACCTGCCGCTGAACATCTCCCGCCAGCGCCTGCAGGAGGATCGCCACATCACCCAGATCCGCCGCTGGCTGACCAAGAAGATTCTCGACACCCTGGCCGAGACCCAGCGGGACAACCCGGAGGACTACCGCAAGTTCTGGGACGAGTTCGGGCGCTCCATCAAGGAGGGCATCGGCTCTGACTGGGACAACAAAGACAAAATCGTCAGCCTGCTGCTCTTCCAGTCCACCGCCGATCCGGAGAAGCTCACCACCCTCGACGAATACGTCGAGCGCATGGGCGAGGACCAGAAGGAGATCTTCTACATCACCGGCGAGTCCCGCGCGGTGGTGGAGAGCTCGCCGCACCTGGAGGCCTTCAAGGAGAAGGGCATCGAGGTGCTGCTGCTCACCGACACCGTCGACGAGCTAATGGTCCAGAGCCTCACGGAACACCAGGACAAGCGCCTCA